The Perca flavescens isolate YP-PL-M2 chromosome 23, PFLA_1.0, whole genome shotgun sequence genome has a window encoding:
- the crebl2 gene encoding cAMP-responsive element-binding protein-like 2 codes for MDDNKMGAGKVKKPGKRGRKPAKIDLKAKLERSRQSARECRARKKLRYQYLEELVSSKERAICALREELDMYKQWCSAMDQGKIPSEIKALLTGDEQKLPQGSSAGTKTSKKNNISSSSA; via the exons ATGGATGATAACAAG ATGGGGGCTGGTAAAGTGAAGAAACCGGGCAAACGTGGCCGGAAGCCTGCGAAGATCGACCTGAAGGCCAAACTGGAGCGGAGCCGGCAGAGCGCCAGAGAGTGCCGGGCCAGGAAGAAGCTGCGCTACCAGTACCTGGAGGAGCTGGTCTCCAGCAAGGAGAGGGCCATCTGCGCCCTGCGGGAGGAACTCGACATG TACAAGCAGTGGTGTTCGGCCATGGATCAGGGGAAGATCCCGTCGGAGATCAAAGCTCTGCTGACCGGAGACGAGCAGAAGTTGCCCCAGGGCAGCAGCGCCGGCACCAAGACGTCCAAGAAGAacaacatcagcagcagcagcgcttaa